From the Papaver somniferum cultivar HN1 chromosome 2, ASM357369v1, whole genome shotgun sequence genome, the window TCAAGACGCACCTCAAGAAAAGTGTCTCAACATGATCATAATATTACCTCATCCGAGACACTCTAACCTACACCAAATCAATAATGACGACACATTCACAAACAACATTGACACACTTGCTTggttgcattttttttttctgttggcgGCATTTTGAAAGCCTATTTGAGGCTTGGTTTGGTTGATTTGGTAAATGCACAACTTTAGCATTGCCAGACGTGCATCCGGTCCGATTGATTGTTTTCCCTTGTGAAGCCCAAAATATGGTGGTGTCTACGATTTCACCGTCACCGGTTCTAACTCAGGACGATTTAAAGAAACTAGCAGCATATAAAGCAGTTGAATACGTTGAATCGGGGATGGTATTGGGGTTAGGAACCGGTTCGACAGCTTATCACGCCGTGAATCGAATCGGAGAGCTATTGAAACAAGGCAAACTCCACAACATCATAGGAATCCCAACTTCCAAAAGAACTGAAGAGCAAGCACTTTCATTAGGAATACCATTGTCCGACTTAGATACTCATCCAGTTCTTGATCTTGCTATCGACGGGGCAGACGAAGTCGATACGCATCTCAATCTAGTCAAAGGACGTGGTGGATCGTTACTCAGAGAAAAAATGGTTGAAGGAGCGTGCCGTAAATTTGTTGTAATCGTTGATGAATCCAAGATGGTGGAAACATTAGGTGGGAGCGGGTTAGCTATGCCCGTTGAGGTTGTTCCGTTCTGTTGGAATTTCACCGCGACACGGCTTCAGAATTTGTTTACTAAGGCGGGATGTGTTGCGAAACTGAGGGCGGCGGATGGTGGCGGGAAACCGTATTTGACTGATAATGCGAATTATATTGTTGATTTGTATTTTAAAGGGGAAATCGGTGACTTGAAGGCTGCTAGTGATGAGATTCTGAGACTTGCTGGGGTTGTGGAGCATGGGATGTTTATTGATATGGCAACTACTGTTATTATTGCCGGTGAACGCGGAATCACTGTCAAGAATAAATAAATGAGAATGCACTTGTACTGCTGGATGATCAAATGAAATAAAAGAGTTAAATGTTTAAGAAATCCTTGTAAATTTTGCTTGTTGGAGTCTACGAAACCAATTAAGGTCAAGAAATTTTAATCACATGAAtcaaaaagaacgattttttagggatcatggtttttttgaggggaccatgattttattaggtcaccttccctatagttataaggggtgtcctaaaacattgaaatgactaacctatccttaacctaatttaatttaaaaccaacccagtaaccacctatatatataaccaccacctcccaccatcgccgattaccaccaccaccacctctgattatcaccaccaccaaccaccgattaccaccaccaccaccgcccaccaccgccgattaccaccaccaccacctctgattatcaccatcatcacccaccgattaccaccacctccgattaccaccaccaacaaccaccaccactatatatatatatacataacttaatttaaaacattaacaaagatattctcacaaacccattacttgtcattcgtttttggttgaataaatgagaaataatcattaaaatgagttgaaaatggaagttgcagagaggtttaatggagggttttttttcagagaaaagttcggttatcacgatttaattttttcttaaccgaactcagagtttggttgattcgcaaaaaaatacttttaactgaactccttgtattagaacaacacaagtccataagttcggttccttcgcaaaataaggatatcaccgaactttagtttacgaaaataatgagaagtccacaagttcggttcgttcgcaaaatgttaagttttctttgtaaccgaactctacctttgaaacttcgtaaccgaactctacctaattcgccaagaaataaatttcgtagtaaccgaacgtttgcctaattgcatatatgcatatataagcccagttcggttgattcgcaaaataagTTGAAGTTTGCGatccaaccgaacttctaacactaggttacttttaacctgcagttcggttgggaacttggttgcgttgaagtttgcgaactaaccgaacacacaagatgtacccaaataaattgttaagttcaaagttcggttacctaccattttatcctaggtaaccgaacattacactgtacgaccaaaacctccattaacaagtgagttcggtaacctgtgtgtttggaaaacgtaaccgaactacactttcaggtgtgttcggttacatgttcttgacatatggtaactgaactggcccaaatctacataaaaaaaattcattttttttttgaaagtttggagcaattcaaccaacattatctaagttttaaGCCTacatgggtacccaaatacccttcctccggttgtggttggtaaaatccatcgtttttcatgttttccttcttcatcttctctaactttactctctcaataattctacttctttaaaaaaaaaaacatctgattttttaatctcactaattatctttaacttaattatctcactaatcattacactaactgttattaacactaattaatcatcacccaaaattaatcaggagggtagtttaggtattaatataaatatctagataaggggtgacctagatttacttctaatgtctttacccaaactaaaaccatggtcccaaaaaaaacatggtccccaaaaaatcctTCGTCAAAAACTCGGATACATCAAGCCCATTACCCAAGTTTTTGCATATCGCATTGTGGTCCTCACGCAGGGCACAACCTTTGGGTCCTTAGCCGCAAGACACATTGATGTTTTGTTGTATTTGGTGTTATGCTATAGTTCCTTCCCCAATGACGAGTTTCATATCTGTGTCAGTGGTCCCCTAGAAACGCCACCTTGTTGGTATTTTAGGAAGTGAGAATAAAGCAGGGAAATTACATTTCAAAACATTTACATATAACAAGCCAGGAGTCAAAAGACTTCTCTTTTTTCAAGAAAAGAGAGTAGTACCTTCTTTGTGTTGTTTCTGTTTGTCAAACAACAAAGACAGGAAAAAAATTTGAACTCCAGTGCGAGTTCAAAAAAGGAATTCGCAGTATCAAAGCCGTTGGATGATGGAGATGCGACATCATCAAACCAGGGATTTGACTACAGTTACAGATTCAGATTTTTCAAGATATATGCCGTATTTTTACTAAATATATTCGAAGAATCTAAAATTTAATAGAATTGAATCAATTGATGAAGTACATAGCCAACAGTTCAGCCAAATTTGAATCGCATCCAATTGGAGAATCTACGCCTTGCCATCGATATCTACCATTGTACCATCCACAAATTTACTATGATGAGGTCTACACGTAAATGAACTTCTTCTCCAGTTAAAATAATAGCTTGACATGTATGATTGGTTAATGATCATATGATATATTCTATGAACCAACTATGATGGAAGGTGAAGCAATCCATCATGATCAGTTTGATATCAAATACCAGTAATCTATGTAATTTGACGTGCTACTCTTTTGTTGGTCGATATAAATCATAGTAGTTTCAACATTGAAGGTCTTCTGATAATTAAAAACAAATTATATGTAGTTTTACTTCATCCGTTCTTGAGACCTATAACTACATAGTACTTACAGATCAAAAAACCTATTACTAGTTGCTACGATTAGCACCGGGAGATTGAAGTGTTAAGCATGATTGTTTTTTGTTAATTATTGATTGATTATTAATTTAGCTATAAGTTCTCCATCAGTCATAGCATATGTGAGATGATTTCATctatgtttttccttttgattggtatGCCTTCGTCTCTGTTTTGATCAGTATGATTTTCTCTCTGCTAATACGTAAAGATACAGCGTATATTTGGAAATATAAATACATAACTGTGGTTAAGTCATGACGTCACATCTCCCCCACCTAGCGGCTGTGATGTTGCGAATTCCTTTTTTGAACTCGCGGTTTTTTCTACAAAGACAGTCTCATCTCATCTCGTCATGTTTTATTTCAATTTAGTTGTACAatctagtttaagatttcttTACGATGGGCTCTAAAGAAAGCCTGAAAGGGATAAATGCAATTTTGGGGCTTTGCTTTATGATGCAAAAATCACAATGGGGGACATTTTGTAGAAATCAAATGAATAAACACGTACAAGAAATACGCTATCGGGATACTATGCCGTGAAACCAAGAACATTGAGAAAAAAATTTAATGGCCAAATTGCAAAATAAATTTCAAACTCAAAGTTTCTCAAAGAAAACCCAAatacatgtctttttttttaataggaaaaacTTAGGCCTAGAAAGGCACTTAAGACCATTACAAAGAGGTTGTATTGGCATTGGCAGTGGATGAACCACTCAGCCTGCCAACATTCTTCTTACAAAAAAGAGCTAAATTGAAAGCATCCATGTTTTACTAAGATTCAGTAAAACAAAAGATATTGGGTTTATGTCAATATTTCTACTACTTTCTTATTGACAGGTTCTTCTTTCATAAtaactaagatgaaatcttcctCTAGCGGCTTCATGGTAGAGCATCTTGAAATGGACCATTATATCCATTGACTCAGCAGATATGACGATGTTTGTGTGCTGCAATTCTTTGGATCACTGGAAAGCTAGGTCTGCCCCTCCTGTTGCTCCCCCTTCTCCAGAGTATCTTGGATGTCCTTTGGTTCCAATgatgtttcctgcaaaatctgTCATAGTTAGAGCAGTATAGTATAATGAATTCTCAGGGTCTTGTAGAGTGCATATTTTGATATTATTCCCAAACTCTGCTTCTGCATTCAGAGTATAAGGAGTAATGGTGTGTTGTAATGGAGTATCAGTTTCCTCAGGTAAGAGTGGGAATCTGTTCATAATATGATCCTGCATATAATGTATTCTATTATGATTGCACAAATGTTGCTTAATACGGAGAGAAAGTTACTCCCACATTAGGCTAAATTTGTTTGAAGATAAtatcacatctagctttccagatATACCAACAAGTAGTGGCATAGATGTTGCAGTCAGTGCTAGTGATTCCAGGTTGGAACCAGGAATTCAACCAGTCAATGaatatagtattgttgtcgaattgAGTACGGGAGGAGCCAAGAATTTCTTGCCAAACCAGAGTAGTAAAAGGACAATTTAGGAACATGTGAGACATGGTTTCTTCTTCCCCACTATTGCAAACAGTGCATGTAGGGTCTATGTAATGGAGTATGCTAGCTGTTTTGGCATTAGTGGGAAGAATTCCATGTGCACATTTCCAGATAAAGATTCTGATGACTGGAGACACTTCCATGTTCCAGATGGCTTCCAAATTCCCTGTTATAGTATCATTTCTGTAGAGGTGACCAATTTTTTCCTTGTACAGCTCGTTGACAGAAAATATTCATGGGTCATTAAGATTCCATATTATCATGTCTTCTTCATTTAGATGTGTCTGCAGGGTGGTAATCATTGCAGCCTTATCATTGCTGAAGTAGGTATAGACTTGAGTTTCATCCCAAGTTCCATCTGGAAGAAGTTATGACTCTAGATTTTCAATGTGTTGTGGGAAGTTCTGGGGTTTTCGCTGTCTTGATGTGGTGTTTGGGATCCAGATGTCTTCCCAAAGTTTTATCTTTCTTCCATTGCCAATTTTCCAGGAGCAGTGTTGTTGGATGTTGCTTATGCCTTCTAGGATTCCTTTCCATATCCATGAGTCTCCATCCTTTGATTTCCATGTTGAGTACATTTCTGCCTAAGAGATATTTGGCATCCATGAGCTTGTACCATAAGGAGTCTTTATCCTGCTCAAGTCTTCATCCAATCTTTGTTATCATAGAGTTGTTGAATAGTTCcatattcatgaatcctagacCCCCCAGTTCTTTTGGTTTGCACACCGCAGTCCGGGATTTAGGATAATAACCAGAAGGATTTTCTATATGTTTTCCTCAGAAAAAAATCTCTTTGAAGATTGTTGATGTCTTTGCAGGTTTTCTTAGGCACCTTGAAGCAGTTCATTTGGTAGATAAAAACTGAGGAGGTTACATACTTTATAATTACTTCTCTTCCAGCAGGATTTAGAGGTGTATTTTTCCATCCAGTAAGTCTCAGCTTCAATTTTTCCACTCCAGGCTTGAAGGAATTTATTTTGCTTCTATGTGTGAAGAGGGGTGAGCCTAGATATTTATCATCCAACTGTAACACTTGAACTCCCATAGAATTGCTGATTTGAGGAATGAGGTCTGGATTAGTGTTTTTGTTGAAGAAGACTCCAGATTTGTGAAAGTTAATTAGTTGCCCAGAGGTGCTGCCAAATATTTGAAGAAGCTGCATTAGATTTTGAGCTTCAGTCATATTGTCTTTGCAGAATATCATGCAGTCATCAGCaataacacctaattttatatctatagtttatgctttctttgctatttttcttgaaaattatgtatcttatgtttgagtttgagtttattaggtgcaatggagtcatttggagcaaaagaaggagaagcgtccatttggagcgaaaagcgcaaaaaggtcaattcactggCGATATTTGGAGCAGACTAGGTCATGCAAAACGAGTTATGCAGAAAATTATATTGTCAGTCTCCTAGAACTGACAATTGAATTGAGAATTAAGCTGTCGGTTTtctgaaaccgacaagccatGTTCGAAGCGGTTAGCCCTTGTCCAGGAATGCAGGGTGCCAATATCACTTCGTATCATTACAAGCCCTAAATTCAAGAgaagttttcttcttctcttcccattaTTCCCCCGAAATTGAGAGAAGCCATGGCGGCAGTGAAACTCGGTAAAAGGAGATGAAATTGAGACAGTGATTGAAGTCTGGATCGAACAAAGAGAGAAAAACTCGATGCTGATGCCATTGATTTTTGCTGCTGCTTAATAGGGAAACTCATATTTGATGAGTGTTTGATTGAATTGCAAATGGAGATCGGAGAATTGGACCTGAGAAGAGGGGTTGTGTTTGAATCAGTGAAGAAAAGAGAGTTGGGTTCGATTGTGTGAGTTCAAAAATGGGTTTTAGATGGATTCTGAACTGAGGATGAAATTGAAGTTGGTGGTATAAATTAAGGGTTTGCTTCTGATCTAGGAACTAGGGATTTTGTATGATTTTGAGATGAAAtggatgaagaagagaagatccCTCTGAAATAAAAGCTAGGGTTTGAGGAAGCTTCAGTGAATTGAGGGTTTGAAGCTGGAATTTGGGTTTGGCTTGAAATGGAAGTGGTGAACAAGACTGAGATAGATTCTTTGCTGGTGATTGAGATGTTGCTGCTGCAGGAAGGAAATGTGCAGCTACAGAATGAaactagatgtatgcttaggattaattgaATGTGATTGCACATTACAAGCAGGGAGGAGCTACAGAATGGATGCCACTGAAGATTTCGCAGCTGAATGTTGGATGTAGCTCAGGTTGCAGGATATTGATTCATGGGTTTGAGCTTGGTGTTGGTCAAGGAACTGAGATATGAGTCTGGTGTATGGGTTTGGTTTGAGCTCAAATAGGAGGTGCTAGTAATGCAAGGAGCTACAGATGGTGGAATTGACAGGGTTGAATGCTTTTTGTTTGAATCAAGATTGCAGAGAAGAATTGCAGTCAAGTGTTGAGTTGGGAGGCATGAACTGAGATGGGTTTCTGGTGGAATTATAGGAGATTGAGTTGGTGTTTGAACTCAGGTGAAGAAAAAGTCGTAGTTGCTGCTGCAGTGCAAGACTCAGGAAATGGTTCTGATGGGTATTTAGACGATGTCAAGGAAGAATTGTTGCTGCCGTTCAAATTGCAGAAACGAAGCTGCAGTCGTAGGGATTCTGATGCGATGCTGCGGGTAACCCGAATTCGAGAAATGAGCTGCAGCAGAGAATGGCAGGTGCTGTGGTGATGGTTGTTGATGCAAAGAAAGCTAATGCAAGAGCAGAATGCGCTAAAGGGAGTTGATATGAAGCTGCCTCTGAAGTTTAGTGGTGATTGCGGCTTGATACTGTAGAGTGGCGAGAAGGAATGAGCATGGGATTGTCTGTGTACAGACTGGTGGT encodes:
- the LOC113354115 gene encoding probable ribose-5-phosphate isomerase 2 gives rise to the protein MVVSTISPSPVLTQDDLKKLAAYKAVEYVESGMVLGLGTGSTAYHAVNRIGELLKQGKLHNIIGIPTSKRTEEQALSLGIPLSDLDTHPVLDLAIDGADEVDTHLNLVKGRGGSLLREKMVEGACRKFVVIVDESKMVETLGGSGLAMPVEVVPFCWNFTATRLQNLFTKAGCVAKLRAADGGGKPYLTDNANYIVDLYFKGEIGDLKAASDEILRLAGVVEHGMFIDMATTVIIAGERGITVKNK